A section of the Chryseobacterium scophthalmum genome encodes:
- a CDS encoding choice-of-anchor L domain-containing protein → MKRYILRFSLFLLASANFTYAQTERPPAKKMIPATAKAGDYIDVNVAPYPESNYTPTQLVTDVLVGTSGSCGTPNISNVTVSPNQLVTNNDRFWGYFNKSTSTFPFEEGIILTTGFARKAGNAAEGGILSDDNGGGSDPDLVAAIGVTTQIFNSGVLEFDFVPTSSQMKFRYIFASEEYEGNFPCPPFQYDDAFALLLKPNTPGSTYTNLAVLPGGAGPVSVPNILPGSFACGPINAQYFGSLAPNATNYNGTTVPLTAEATVIPGQSYHIKMIIADARDSNYGSAVFLEAGSFDIGVNLLDPSGAQLPAEINVCDNEPQVITASTSGPNLNYKWFLNGVVVPNATTNTITATQPGTYKIEVSVPGNPCPGSASIVIHGGTTPEAHNGTYLLCTTPDVTSFNLNGTKASISNDWQTATFHFYENQADAIAQNNNYIANIYDYNGTDGQILHVVVSNGSFCSKLVELTLQREVTPVAQLASSQYRICAGETVTLTASGGVTYLWDNFGGSGNTQTVTLHQSTEFTVYAIGTKGCKSLQPAKVRIEVIPAITTPLLDVEMCVGDSIVLDAGAGNNYTYLWNTGATTQTIVANELGIYSVEIDNGVCKDEFKVKVHAAALPYVTNLNYSDNTLTVTAYTPSINNIAQTLEYSIDGGVVWQDSNVFPGLLNNTNYTVRVRIKGTSCNGSIEFFTLHINNVITPNQDGVNDVLDLTSLAKYKNFNGSIYDRYGVEMFRFSKETPIWNGTVGGKRLPTATYWYKFNFEYNKSKTQMNQSGWIMLKNRE, encoded by the coding sequence ATGAAGAGATATATACTGCGGTTTTCTTTATTTCTATTGGCCTCAGCAAATTTTACTTATGCTCAAACGGAAAGGCCTCCAGCAAAAAAAATGATCCCGGCAACTGCAAAAGCAGGAGATTACATAGATGTAAATGTTGCTCCTTATCCTGAAAGCAATTACACTCCTACACAATTAGTGACAGATGTTTTGGTAGGAACTTCCGGTTCTTGTGGAACTCCTAATATTTCTAACGTTACAGTTAGCCCCAATCAGCTAGTTACTAACAATGATAGGTTTTGGGGATATTTTAATAAATCAACTTCAACGTTCCCTTTTGAAGAAGGGATTATATTAACAACTGGTTTTGCTAGAAAAGCTGGGAATGCTGCTGAAGGGGGTATCTTAAGTGATGATAATGGAGGAGGAAGCGATCCTGATCTTGTTGCAGCAATTGGAGTAACAACACAAATTTTCAATTCTGGTGTTTTAGAATTTGATTTTGTACCGACGAGTTCTCAGATGAAATTCAGATATATTTTTGCTTCAGAAGAATATGAAGGCAACTTTCCTTGCCCACCATTTCAATATGATGATGCATTCGCTTTATTATTAAAACCAAATACTCCAGGATCTACCTATACAAATTTAGCAGTTTTACCTGGAGGAGCAGGGCCAGTTTCTGTACCTAACATTCTTCCGGGAAGCTTTGCTTGTGGACCGATTAATGCACAATATTTTGGTTCTTTAGCTCCAAATGCAACAAATTATAATGGTACTACAGTTCCACTTACCGCAGAAGCTACAGTAATCCCTGGTCAGTCTTATCATATAAAAATGATTATTGCTGATGCGAGAGATAGTAATTACGGATCTGCTGTTTTTTTAGAAGCAGGCTCATTTGATATCGGTGTAAATCTATTGGATCCTTCTGGAGCTCAATTACCGGCAGAAATTAATGTTTGTGATAATGAACCACAGGTAATTACAGCATCTACAAGTGGACCAAATTTAAATTATAAATGGTTTTTAAATGGAGTAGTAGTACCGAATGCTACTACCAATACTATTACTGCAACACAGCCCGGAACGTATAAAATCGAAGTAAGCGTTCCTGGAAATCCTTGTCCAGGAAGTGCATCAATTGTCATTCATGGTGGAACAACCCCAGAAGCACATAACGGAACTTACTTATTGTGTACTACACCAGATGTAACTTCATTTAACTTAAATGGAACAAAAGCTTCTATCAGTAATGATTGGCAAACTGCAACATTTCATTTTTATGAAAACCAGGCAGATGCAATAGCTCAAAACAATAATTATATTGCAAACATTTACGATTATAACGGTACAGATGGACAAATTTTACATGTTGTAGTTTCTAACGGTAGCTTTTGTAGCAAACTTGTAGAACTTACTTTACAAAGGGAAGTTACTCCTGTTGCGCAATTGGCTTCGTCACAGTACAGAATTTGTGCTGGTGAAACTGTTACGCTTACCGCTTCAGGAGGTGTAACTTATCTTTGGGATAATTTTGGAGGAAGTGGAAATACACAAACCGTTACATTACACCAGTCTACAGAATTTACAGTGTATGCAATCGGAACAAAAGGCTGTAAGTCTCTTCAACCGGCTAAAGTAAGAATAGAAGTTATTCCTGCGATTACAACTCCTCTTTTAGATGTTGAAATGTGTGTTGGAGACAGTATTGTTTTGGATGCAGGAGCTGGAAATAATTATACTTATTTGTGGAATACGGGCGCAACTACTCAGACAATAGTGGCAAATGAGTTGGGTATTTACAGTGTGGAAATCGATAATGGAGTTTGTAAGGATGAGTTTAAAGTTAAAGTACATGCAGCAGCTTTACCATATGTAACAAATCTTAATTATTCTGATAATACTTTGACGGTAACCGCTTACACACCTTCAATCAATAATATTGCGCAGACTCTTGAATATTCTATTGATGGTGGTGTTGTTTGGCAGGATTCTAATGTTTTCCCGGGGCTTTTAAACAATACAAATTATACTGTAAGAGTAAGAATTAAAGGCACGAGTTGTAATGGTTCTATAGAATTCTTTACGCTTCATATTAATAATGTGATTACGCCAAATCAGGATGGGGTAAATGATGTTTTAGATCTTACTTCTTTAGCAAAATACAAAAACTTCAACGGTTCTATCTATGACAGATACGGTGTAGAAATGTTCAGATTCTCAAAAGAAACGCCAATTTGGAACGGAACTGTAGGAGGGAAGAGATTGCCGACTGCAACGTATTGGTACAAATTTAA
- a CDS encoding peptide chain release factor 3 — protein MSDLIKEIEKRKTFGIISHPDAGKTTLTEKLLLFGGAIQEAGAVKSNKIKKGATSDFMEIERQRGISVATSVLAFEYRDHKINILDTPGHKDFAEDTYRTLTAVDSVIVVIDVAKGVEEQTEKLVKVCRMRNIPMLVFINKLDREGKDAFDLLDEVEQKLGLTVCPLSLPIGMGSDFQGIYNIWENNIQLFLEEKKQKVGDAIKFDDINDSKIDEVIGEKPAQNLREELDLIQSVYPEFNREDYMKGDLQPVFFGSALNNFGVRELLDAFIDIAPMPQPKESDTRLVKPEESTFTGFVFKIHANMDPKHRDRLAFVKIVSGTFKRNENYLLVREGKKMKFSSPNAFFADKKEVVDESFPGDIVGLHDTGSFRIGDTLTGGEKLSFKGIPSFSPEHFRYINNNDPLKAKQLAKGIDQLMDEGVAQLFTLEMNNRKIIGTVGALQYEVIQYRLEHEYGAKCTYEPLSMHKACWVEADEKSEEFKEFARLKQRFLARDKYNQLVFLADSSFTIHMTQEKFPNVKLHFISEFKNA, from the coding sequence ATGTCAGACTTAATCAAAGAAATAGAAAAAAGAAAAACCTTCGGAATTATCTCTCACCCCGATGCCGGAAAAACCACTCTTACAGAAAAGCTACTGCTTTTTGGAGGAGCAATTCAGGAAGCAGGTGCAGTAAAATCCAATAAAATAAAAAAAGGAGCCACTTCCGATTTCATGGAAATTGAAAGGCAGAGAGGAATCTCGGTAGCAACTTCCGTGTTGGCTTTTGAATATAGAGATCATAAAATCAATATTCTGGATACTCCGGGTCACAAAGATTTTGCTGAAGATACTTATAGAACCTTAACTGCTGTAGATTCTGTAATCGTTGTAATCGACGTTGCAAAAGGGGTTGAGGAACAGACCGAAAAACTCGTTAAAGTTTGCAGAATGAGAAACATCCCAATGTTGGTTTTCATCAATAAGCTTGACCGTGAAGGAAAAGACGCTTTCGATTTGCTGGATGAAGTTGAACAAAAACTGGGATTAACCGTTTGCCCACTTTCTTTACCAATTGGTATGGGGAGCGATTTCCAGGGGATTTATAATATCTGGGAAAACAATATTCAGTTATTCTTAGAAGAGAAAAAACAGAAAGTAGGTGATGCAATTAAGTTTGATGACATTAATGATTCTAAAATTGATGAAGTTATTGGCGAAAAACCAGCACAAAATTTAAGAGAAGAACTCGATTTGATACAATCTGTTTATCCTGAATTTAATCGTGAAGATTATATGAAAGGAGATTTGCAGCCAGTTTTCTTTGGTTCAGCTTTAAATAATTTTGGAGTTCGTGAATTGTTGGATGCTTTTATCGACATTGCACCAATGCCACAGCCAAAAGAAAGTGATACCCGTTTGGTAAAGCCTGAAGAAAGTACTTTTACAGGATTTGTTTTCAAGATTCACGCAAATATGGATCCTAAACATAGGGACAGACTCGCTTTCGTGAAAATTGTTTCAGGAACTTTCAAAAGAAACGAAAATTATTTGTTGGTAAGAGAAGGTAAAAAAATGAAATTCTCTTCTCCGAACGCATTCTTTGCAGATAAAAAAGAAGTGGTTGATGAAAGTTTCCCTGGAGATATTGTCGGTCTTCATGACACAGGAAGTTTCAGAATTGGAGATACATTAACCGGCGGTGAAAAATTGAGCTTCAAAGGAATTCCTAGTTTCTCACCGGAACATTTCAGATATATTAATAACAACGATCCTTTAAAAGCAAAACAATTGGCAAAAGGTATTGATCAATTGATGGACGAAGGTGTTGCTCAGTTATTTACACTTGAAATGAACAACAGAAAGATCATCGGAACTGTTGGAGCACTTCAGTACGAAGTTATTCAATATCGTTTAGAACACGAATATGGCGCAAAATGTACGTATGAACCACTTTCTATGCACAAAGCTTGTTGGGTAGAAGCAGATGAAAAATCTGAAGAATTCAAAGAATTTGCAAGATTAAAGCAGAGATTCTTAGCAAGAGATAAATACAATCAATTGGTTTTCTTGGCAGATTCTTCATTTACGATTCATATGACACAAGAAAAATTCCCAAATGTGAAATTGCATTTCATCAGTGAATTTAAAAATGCTTAG
- a CDS encoding DUF4349 domain-containing protein: MKKFIVLIAVSSVFVMCKKGEATQPQVENAISSADSAVANISEKINSVNNEAEAVFDSASIKIKDFEKTKSEAVQKMEATSKSIDSLSEKIGSMKLESKSEKKDSLHKIVVNVPAPKVIKETKIVYKDRPKPVEKVSQNIMQKTGVLELNVTDTETAKETVKELVKKYDGFVKSENTSLNNNDIKIAYLKVKVPIQKFDYLMDDLSFNIGNVENKGIDVNGKDFVNNTLCDMEITLYGTSEAALVNSKPETFGGKSLAAISSGWEVITSIFLFILPLWPLFVMAGIGYYFYKKKNNKQSENQSN; encoded by the coding sequence ATGAAAAAGTTCATTGTATTAATTGCAGTATCAAGCGTATTTGTAATGTGTAAAAAAGGTGAAGCAACGCAACCTCAGGTAGAAAACGCAATTAGCAGCGCGGATAGTGCTGTTGCAAATATTAGTGAGAAAATCAATTCAGTTAATAATGAAGCAGAAGCGGTATTCGACTCTGCAAGTATTAAAATTAAAGATTTCGAAAAAACAAAAAGCGAAGCGGTTCAAAAAATGGAAGCAACCTCAAAAAGCATTGACTCTTTATCTGAAAAAATCGGCAGTATGAAACTGGAATCAAAATCTGAAAAGAAAGATTCTCTTCATAAAATTGTAGTTAATGTTCCAGCTCCGAAAGTAATTAAAGAAACTAAAATCGTTTATAAAGACAGACCAAAACCTGTAGAAAAAGTTTCCCAGAACATTATGCAGAAAACGGGAGTTTTGGAACTGAATGTAACCGATACCGAAACAGCCAAAGAAACCGTAAAAGAATTGGTAAAAAAATATGACGGTTTTGTAAAAAGTGAAAATACCTCTCTTAATAACAACGATATCAAAATTGCTTACCTAAAAGTAAAAGTTCCTATTCAGAAATTTGATTATCTGATGGACGACCTTAGTTTTAATATCGGAAATGTAGAAAATAAAGGAATCGATGTGAACGGAAAGGATTTTGTAAACAACACGTTATGCGACATGGAAATTACACTTTACGGAACTTCAGAAGCCGCATTAGTAAACAGTAAACCTGAAACATTTGGCGGAAAATCTTTAGCAGCAATATCTTCAGGGTGGGAAGTGATTACCTCGATTTTCTTATTTATTCTTCCGCTTTGGCCACTTTTTGTAATGGCCGGAATTGGTTATTATTTCTACAAAAAGAAAAACAATAAACAGTCTGAAAATCAATCAAACTAA
- a CDS encoding reprolysin-like metallopeptidase, with amino-acid sequence MKKQLLVMGIFLISNVFLAQTSRLWKEVSQKTNSEIFENKTSILHPRIYNLDFDNLKNALAKAPKRFAVRGKSDIIVSFPNSNGNMEDFKVRENSNFDPELAAKYPDIKSYVGVGVEDASSTVYFSISPLGLSSMEIYGDKSAVFIEPYTKDLSSYVVYKKSDKKANLDKFECTVLDVAQKGVNNSSITARPNADDGKLRTFRLALSCTGEYTAYFGGTVAGALAAMNNTMTRVNGVFEKDFSARMVIIANNNTIIYTNAATDPYSNAAAGVGGAWNGELQNNLTAVIGEANYDVGHLFGATGGGGNAGCIGCVCTNGTKGRGFTSPANAVPSGDSFDIDYVAHELGHQFGGNHTFSHNIEAGGVNNMEPGSGSTIMGYAGITNQNVTMHSDPFFHAISIQQITNNIKTKTCPVTTNTGNIIPTADAGLDYIIPKGTPFKLTGTGTDGDGDALTYIWEQMDPASAGQTGANSAATATKASGPTFRSYTPQTVPFRYFPSLDRTLVGATTTSSPVGTASPIVVEALSNVARTYNFRFTTRDNRAGGSGNNSDDMVVTVNAASGPFTVTSQNTAGVVWTEGQSYAITWNVANTTAAPVSTPNVTILLSKDGGLTWPTVLVASAPNNGTYNYTVPGGLGNTVNNARIMVKGLNNIFFNVNLQNFTINSSAVVIPPNPGTPGTPGTPGTPGTPGAAPSPIYDGLMIYPIPSNDGYVYIKLDFPRLIPQAPYPFSYTIYSMDGKLVVPKKNRLFFSEHLEKINLTGIPSGTYMIEVELMGEKIVKKLLMLNK; translated from the coding sequence ATGAAAAAACAACTACTTGTGATGGGAATATTTCTTATTTCCAATGTTTTTTTAGCACAAACAAGCCGACTTTGGAAGGAAGTGTCTCAAAAAACCAATTCGGAAATATTTGAAAATAAGACCAGCATTCTTCACCCAAGAATTTATAATCTTGATTTTGATAATTTAAAGAATGCTTTAGCGAAAGCGCCTAAAAGGTTTGCTGTCAGAGGAAAATCAGATATTATCGTTTCTTTTCCAAATTCTAATGGTAACATGGAAGATTTTAAAGTAAGAGAAAACTCAAACTTTGATCCTGAATTAGCAGCAAAATATCCGGACATTAAATCTTATGTTGGGGTAGGTGTTGAAGACGCTAGTTCTACTGTTTACTTCAGTATTTCTCCATTGGGATTGTCTTCAATGGAAATTTATGGAGATAAGTCTGCGGTTTTTATCGAACCATACACTAAAGACCTTTCATCGTATGTCGTTTATAAAAAATCAGACAAGAAAGCAAATTTAGATAAATTTGAATGTACAGTACTTGATGTTGCTCAAAAAGGCGTTAATAACTCAAGCATTACTGCAAGACCAAATGCAGATGACGGAAAACTAAGAACTTTTAGACTGGCTTTATCTTGTACTGGTGAATATACAGCGTATTTTGGTGGAACAGTTGCAGGTGCTTTAGCTGCGATGAACAATACAATGACCCGTGTAAATGGAGTTTTTGAAAAAGATTTCTCAGCGAGAATGGTTATCATTGCGAATAATAATACTATAATTTATACTAATGCAGCTACGGACCCTTATTCTAACGCTGCAGCTGGAGTAGGAGGAGCATGGAATGGAGAATTACAAAATAATCTAACCGCAGTAATTGGTGAAGCCAATTACGATGTAGGTCACTTGTTTGGTGCTACCGGAGGTGGTGGAAATGCTGGTTGTATTGGTTGTGTTTGTACAAATGGAACAAAAGGAAGGGGATTCACTTCTCCGGCAAATGCTGTCCCATCGGGCGATAGTTTTGACATAGATTATGTAGCTCATGAATTAGGACATCAGTTTGGAGGAAATCATACCTTTTCTCATAATATTGAAGCTGGAGGTGTAAATAACATGGAACCGGGTTCAGGATCTACAATTATGGGATATGCCGGTATTACAAATCAAAATGTAACGATGCATTCAGATCCATTCTTTCATGCGATTAGTATTCAGCAAATTACCAATAATATTAAGACTAAAACTTGTCCAGTAACTACCAACACGGGAAATATAATTCCTACGGCCGATGCAGGATTAGATTATATCATTCCGAAAGGAACTCCATTTAAGCTTACGGGAACGGGAACTGATGGTGATGGGGATGCTTTAACTTATATTTGGGAACAAATGGATCCTGCTTCTGCAGGGCAAACTGGTGCAAATTCTGCAGCAACTGCAACGAAAGCATCGGGTCCTACTTTCAGATCATACACTCCACAAACGGTTCCCTTCAGATATTTTCCATCATTAGATAGAACGCTTGTAGGAGCAACTACCACCTCAAGTCCTGTCGGTACAGCTTCACCTATTGTTGTAGAAGCTTTATCTAATGTGGCAAGAACGTATAATTTCAGATTTACAACCCGTGATAACAGAGCAGGAGGTTCTGGAAATAATTCTGATGATATGGTCGTTACGGTGAATGCTGCTTCAGGTCCGTTTACCGTAACTTCACAAAATACTGCAGGTGTTGTTTGGACTGAAGGACAGTCTTATGCAATCACTTGGAATGTTGCCAATACTACTGCAGCTCCTGTAAGTACTCCAAATGTTACTATTCTTTTATCAAAAGATGGCGGACTTACATGGCCAACTGTTTTGGTAGCAAGCGCACCAAATAATGGAACGTATAATTATACAGTTCCGGGTGGTCTTGGTAATACGGTTAATAATGCCAGAATTATGGTGAAGGGGTTGAATAATATCTTTTTTAATGTTAATTTACAAAACTTTACAATTAATTCTTCTGCTGTTGTAATACCACCTAACCCAGGAACGCCTGGGACACCAGGAACTCCAGGAACACCGGGAACTCCGGGAGCTGCACCATCTCCTATCTATGATGGTTTGATGATTTATCCTATTCCTTCAAACGACGGATATGTTTACATTAAGTTAGATTTCCCTAGGCTTATACCACAAGCTCCATATCCATTCTCGTATACCATTTATTCAATGGATGGAAAACTTGTTGTTCCTAAGAAAAACCGCCTTTTCTTTTCTGAGCATTTAGAGAAAATTAATTTAACAGGCATACCTTCTGGAACTTACATGATTGAAGTTGAATTGATGGGTGAGAAAATTGTTAAAAAATTACTCATGCTGAATAAATAA